A genomic region of Caloenas nicobarica isolate bCalNic1 chromosome 9, bCalNic1.hap1, whole genome shotgun sequence contains the following coding sequences:
- the SNX20 gene encoding sorting nexin-20, producing MDQDSHCTAERELLEAASRISTFSTTSPSDEEQNQPNTEISCQVRKENPEKDDLQDSNASRSPNSSMTTKELQEYWRNEKRQCRQVKLLFEIPSTRIVEHHLSKYVMYKIIILQTGSFDSNKSVVERRYSDFEKLHRNLLEEFSEEMEDVTFPKKTLTGNFTEEIINERKLAFKDYLRLLYSMKYIRRSKQFIDFLTRPELREAYGCLRGGQYTKALEILSEVVGLQKRLTRGNPVSIVPTLCAIVVCHKDLENPTSAFEYGEKALARLHVHTSHRYYIPLLETMIALAYELGKDFLSLQEKLEEWKAKKDPVRVFTLKELAVREYVQ from the exons ATGGACCAAGACTCACACTGCACAGCAGAAAGGGAACTGTTGGAAGCTGCAAGCAGAATTTCTACATTTTCAACCACAAGTCCATCTGATGAAGAACAAAATCAACCCAACACTGAAATTTCTTGccaagtgagaaaagaaaacccagaaaaagaTGACCTGCAAG ATTCCAATGCATCCCGAAGTCCCAACTCTTCGATGACCACGAAGGAGCTTCAGGAATATTGGAGGAATGAAAAACGCCAGTGCAGACAAGTCAAACTCCTTTTTGAAATCCCATCAACCAGAATTGTAGAGCATCACTTATCTAAATATGTG ATGTATAAAATCATCATCTTGCAAACAGGGAGTTTTGACAGCAACAAGTCTGTAGTTGAACGGCGCTATTCTGATTTTGAGAAACTGCACAGGAATCTGTTGGAGGAGTTTAGCGAAGAAATGGAAGACGTGACCtttcccaaaaaaaccctaacagggaacttcacagaagaaataatcaatGAGAGAAAGTTAGCCTTCAAGGACTACCTGAGACTCCTCTATTCTATGAAGTATATCCGAAGATCAAAACAATTTATTGACTTTTTAACAAGGCCGGAGCTTCGGGAAGCATACGGTTGCCTGCGGGGTGGCCAGTACACCAAAGCTTTGGAGATCCTCTCCGAAGTCGTTGGGCTGCAGAAAAGGCTGACGAGAGGCAACCCTGTGTCCATCGTCCCGACCCTCTGTGCCATCGTGGTGTGTCACAAGGACCTGGAGAACCCCACAAGTGCCTTTGAATACGGAGAAAAAGCTCTGGCCCGCCTTCACGTGCACACCAGCCACAGGTATTACATTCCACTGCTAGAAACAATGATCGCTTTGGCGTATGAGCTTGGCAAGGATTTTCTGTCTTTGcaagaaaaactggaagaatggaaggcaaaaaaagacCCCGTACGGGTTTTTACGCTGAAAGAACTTGCAGTTCGGGAGTATGTACAGTGA